Proteins from a single region of Salipiger sp. H15:
- a CDS encoding glycoside hydrolase family 28 protein has translation MTLRCAAVTPRMAVLCLAPPPARFTLDPARPWRLSRDGVTVAEGVAARVVLALGPLEPGCDYDFDCGGETLRFSTAPCPGALEVPGFGARPDLPDTAGAAAENAAAFARAIAALPEGGTLIVPPGRWICGPVELRSDMILHLSEGAVLAAPADRSGWPILPARDADGAMLGSWEGLPAACFRAPLHAVRTRNVTIEGLGTLDGGGDRGDWWSWPKETREGARRPRGLHLIDAEATRLVGFTIRNAPSWTIHPQGCRDLFAACLSIQAPHDSPNTDGFDPDMCEDVTILGTHFSVGDDCIAIKAGKRGDRGEEDHLRPTRRITVQHCLMERGHGGCVIGSEMSGSVTDVTVCDCEMVGTDRGLRLKTRRGRGGEIARIAMRNVSMDGVLTAFSANAHYFCDHDGHADWVQSRAPAAITPLTPRIGRITVEDVEVRGLAHALGAFLGLPEAPIGPIRLSNITLVSHDPAARAEPPVMADGVRALHHAGVLAEHALIEGDLRPDDAPLSTEDFLNRSPALP, from the coding sequence ATGACCCTCCGTTGCGCCGCGGTGACCCCGCGCATGGCCGTGCTGTGCCTTGCACCGCCGCCCGCCCGCTTCACGCTCGACCCCGCACGCCCCTGGCGGCTGAGCCGGGACGGCGTGACCGTGGCCGAGGGCGTGGCCGCGCGCGTGGTGCTGGCTCTGGGACCGCTGGAGCCGGGTTGCGACTACGACTTCGACTGCGGCGGCGAGACGCTGCGCTTCAGCACCGCCCCCTGCCCCGGCGCACTCGAGGTCCCGGGCTTCGGCGCCCGCCCCGACCTGCCCGACACCGCGGGCGCCGCGGCCGAGAACGCCGCCGCCTTCGCCCGCGCCATCGCCGCACTGCCCGAGGGCGGCACCCTTATCGTCCCTCCCGGCCGCTGGATCTGCGGCCCGGTCGAGCTGCGCTCGGACATGATCCTGCACCTTTCCGAAGGCGCCGTGCTCGCCGCCCCCGCGGACCGCAGCGGCTGGCCGATCCTGCCCGCGCGCGATGCGGACGGCGCGATGCTGGGCTCGTGGGAAGGGCTGCCCGCCGCCTGTTTCCGCGCCCCGCTGCATGCCGTCCGCACCCGCAATGTCACCATCGAGGGCCTCGGCACGCTCGACGGTGGCGGCGACCGCGGCGACTGGTGGAGCTGGCCCAAGGAGACGCGCGAGGGCGCCCGCCGCCCGCGCGGGCTGCACCTCATCGACGCCGAGGCGACCCGGCTCGTCGGATTCACCATCCGCAACGCGCCCAGCTGGACCATCCACCCGCAGGGCTGCCGCGACCTCTTCGCCGCGTGCCTGTCGATCCAGGCGCCGCATGACAGCCCCAACACCGACGGCTTCGATCCCGACATGTGCGAGGACGTCACCATCCTCGGCACGCATTTCTCGGTCGGCGACGACTGCATCGCGATCAAGGCCGGCAAGCGCGGCGACAGGGGCGAGGAGGACCACCTGCGCCCCACCCGCCGCATCACCGTGCAGCACTGCCTGATGGAGCGCGGCCACGGCGGCTGCGTCATCGGCTCCGAGATGTCGGGCAGCGTCACCGACGTGACCGTCTGCGACTGCGAGATGGTCGGCACCGACCGCGGGTTGCGGCTGAAGACCCGGCGCGGCCGCGGCGGCGAGATCGCCCGCATCGCCATGCGCAACGTCTCGATGGACGGGGTGCTCACCGCCTTCTCGGCCAACGCGCATTACTTCTGCGACCACGATGGCCACGCGGACTGGGTGCAGTCGCGCGCGCCCGCCGCGATCACCCCGCTGACCCCGCGCATCGGACGGATCACCGTAGAGGATGTCGAGGTCCGCGGCCTTGCCCATGCGCTCGGCGCCTTCCTCGGCCTGCCCGAGGCGCCGATCGGGCCGATCCGCCTGTCGAACATCACGCTCGTCTCGCATGACCCCGCCGCCCGCGCCGAGCCGCCGGTCATGGCCGATGGCGTGCGCGCCCTTCACCACGCCGGCGTGCTGGCCGAACACGCGCTGATCGAGGGCGACCTGCGCCCCGACGACGCCCCGCTCAGCACCGAAGACTTCCTCAACCGGAGCCCCGCATTGCCATGA
- a CDS encoding glycoside hydrolase family 88 protein: MTVPTVLDYFDAFAARYSHYKDGNWCYEDGCIYRGLSLLHEATGEARWWDHLKRLTDAQIGPDGALAGYRIDEFNIDHILAGRCLFHLADETDDPRYMAAAGHLAEQLSRHPRTAAGNYWHKQRYPQQVWLDGLYMGLPFQIEYGLRTKQPALVEDALAQLTRALELTRGPAGLYVHGYDAAKVQGWADPETGQSAAVWARAVGWLAMALVDICALVPDRAPKRQTADLLNAVVRQQAASGLWPQVLDAPDLVGNYEESSASAMFAYALMRGTELGLGEWFEPGQRAYDALVETRLETEGGVTRFTRICHVAGLGGFDGKMRDGSREYYLSEDIVEDDAKGVGPLMMAAAQRLSARTPA; the protein is encoded by the coding sequence ATGACCGTTCCCACCGTTCTGGACTACTTCGACGCCTTCGCGGCCCGCTACAGCCATTACAAGGACGGCAACTGGTGCTACGAGGACGGCTGCATCTACCGGGGCCTTAGCCTGCTGCACGAGGCGACGGGCGAGGCGCGCTGGTGGGACCACCTGAAGCGCCTCACCGACGCGCAGATCGGCCCGGACGGCGCGCTCGCCGGCTACCGGATCGACGAGTTCAACATCGACCACATCCTCGCCGGGCGCTGCCTCTTCCACCTCGCCGACGAGACCGACGATCCGCGCTACATGGCCGCCGCCGGGCACCTTGCCGAGCAGCTCTCGCGCCATCCGCGGACCGCGGCGGGCAACTACTGGCACAAGCAGCGCTACCCGCAGCAGGTCTGGCTCGACGGGCTCTACATGGGCCTGCCCTTCCAGATCGAGTACGGGCTGCGCACGAAACAGCCCGCGCTGGTCGAGGACGCGCTGGCGCAGCTCACCCGCGCGCTCGAGCTGACCCGTGGCCCCGCCGGGCTCTACGTGCATGGCTATGACGCGGCAAAGGTGCAGGGCTGGGCAGACCCCGAGACCGGCCAGTCGGCCGCCGTCTGGGCCCGCGCGGTGGGCTGGCTGGCCATGGCTCTCGTCGATATCTGCGCGCTGGTCCCCGACCGCGCGCCGAAGCGCCAGACCGCCGATCTGCTGAATGCCGTGGTGCGCCAGCAGGCGGCGTCGGGCCTCTGGCCGCAGGTGCTCGACGCGCCGGATCTGGTGGGCAATTACGAGGAAAGCTCGGCGTCGGCGATGTTCGCCTACGCGCTGATGCGCGGCACCGAGCTCGGCCTTGGCGAGTGGTTCGAACCCGGGCAGCGCGCTTATGATGCGCTGGTCGAGACGCGGCTCGAGACCGAGGGCGGCGTCACCCGCTTCACCCGCATCTGCCACGTCGCGGGGCTTGGCGGCTTCGACGGCAAGATGCGCGACGGCTCGCGCGAGTATTACCTCAGCGAGGACATCGTCGAGGATGATGCCAAGGGGGTCGGCCCGCTGATGATGGCGGCGGCGCAGCGGCTCTCCGCCCGCACGCCCGCCTGA
- a CDS encoding SGNH/GDSL hydrolase family protein yields MARILCYGDSLTWGHDQDNGALRHAIPDLWPSVLAGALPGATVLADGVGGRTTSFDDHTAPCDRNAVRTLPVALSAHMPLDAVVIMLGTNDLKPKFGGVALSAQQGMRRLIQLVRGFPYNPASAVPKVLIVAPPLCIAPAQGALDSPIRAEQSALFAPLYAALAEEMGVAFFDAGTVAQASPVDGIHLDAAHTRAIGAALAGPVRALLGL; encoded by the coding sequence ATGGCCCGGATACTCTGCTACGGCGACAGCCTGACCTGGGGCCATGACCAGGACAACGGCGCGCTGCGCCACGCGATCCCCGACCTCTGGCCCTCGGTGCTGGCCGGGGCGCTGCCCGGGGCCACGGTGCTCGCCGACGGGGTCGGCGGGCGCACCACCTCCTTCGACGACCACACCGCGCCCTGCGACCGCAACGCGGTGCGCACGCTGCCGGTGGCGCTCTCGGCGCACATGCCGCTCGACGCCGTGGTGATCATGCTGGGGACCAATGACCTCAAGCCGAAGTTCGGCGGGGTGGCGCTCAGCGCGCAGCAGGGGATGCGGCGGCTCATCCAGCTGGTGCGGGGCTTTCCCTACAACCCCGCGAGCGCGGTGCCGAAGGTGCTGATCGTCGCGCCGCCGCTCTGCATCGCGCCCGCGCAGGGCGCGCTCGACAGCCCGATCCGTGCCGAGCAGTCGGCGCTCTTCGCGCCGCTCTACGCGGCGCTCGCCGAGGAGATGGGGGTGGCCTTCTTCGATGCCGGGACCGTGGCGCAGGCCTCGCCGGTCGATGGCATCCACCTCGACGCGGCGCACACCCGGGCCATCGGCGCGGCACTGGCGGGGCCGGTGCGCGCGCTTCTGGGGCTCTGA